From Variovorax sp. J2L1-78, the proteins below share one genomic window:
- the rpiA gene encoding ribose-5-phosphate isomerase RpiA translates to MTASSPAPLTQDELKAQVGRAALAYVVEGEIVGVGTGSTVNKFIEALATMKDRIRGAVSSSVASTERLQALGIEVFDSNAVDELAVYIDGADEIDGHGFMIKGGGAALTREKIVAAQSRSFVCIADASKRVDVLGAFPLPVEVVPMAARRIMRQFERMGGIAQVREKEGLPLVTDNGQHIVDVSGLRIVDPLGFESEVNQWPGVVTVGVFAHQRATVCLLGTPDGVQTLRYA, encoded by the coding sequence ATGACCGCTTCCTCCCCCGCTCCGCTCACCCAGGACGAACTCAAGGCCCAGGTCGGGCGCGCCGCGCTGGCCTACGTGGTGGAGGGCGAGATCGTCGGCGTGGGCACCGGCTCCACCGTCAACAAGTTCATCGAGGCGCTGGCCACCATGAAGGACCGAATCCGCGGTGCGGTGTCGAGCTCGGTGGCGTCCACCGAGCGTCTGCAGGCGCTCGGTATCGAGGTCTTCGACAGCAATGCGGTCGACGAACTGGCCGTCTACATCGACGGAGCGGACGAGATCGACGGGCACGGCTTCATGATCAAGGGCGGCGGTGCCGCACTCACGCGCGAGAAGATCGTCGCTGCGCAGTCACGGTCCTTCGTGTGCATCGCCGATGCGTCCAAGCGGGTCGACGTGCTCGGGGCCTTCCCCTTGCCGGTCGAGGTCGTTCCCATGGCCGCGCGCCGCATCATGCGGCAGTTCGAGCGGATGGGCGGTATCGCCCAGGTGCGCGAGAAAGAAGGGCTGCCGCTGGTCACCGACAACGGGCAGCACATCGTCGACGTGAGCGGCCTGCGCATCGTCGACCCGCTGGGCTTCGAGTCGGAGGTCAACCAGTGGCCGGGCGTGGTGACCGTCGGCGTGTTCGCGCACCAGCGTGCGACGGTCTGCCTGCTCGGGACGCCCGACGGCGTGCAGACGCTGCGCTACGCCTGA
- a CDS encoding quinone-dependent dihydroorotate dehydrogenase: MSLSSLYGLARPFLFGLDAEHAHEVTLGLLARTQNTPLACAYASARVDDPVTLAGLRFPNRVGLAAGLDKNARCIDAFAAMGFGFVEVGTVTPKPQPGNARPRIFRLPARQALINRLGFNNDGLDAFVANVQRARFRTGQGNRAPMLLGLNIGKNASTPIERAIDDYLLCLDGVYPHADYVVVNVSSPNTANLRSLQSDEALDALLATIVERREVLAAQHGRRVPLFLKIAPDLDEAQVQVIAATLQRHGMDGVIASNTTLSRQAVAGLPHAEEMGGLSGVPVREASNRVIAQFRAALGPGFPIIGVGGIMSGEDAKAKLAAGADVVQMYTGIIYRGPSLVREVAEALRQRSA; this comes from the coding sequence ATGTCCCTTTCGTCCCTCTACGGGCTTGCCCGCCCTTTCCTTTTCGGCCTCGATGCCGAGCACGCGCACGAGGTGACGCTCGGCCTGCTGGCGCGTACCCAGAACACACCGCTGGCCTGCGCCTACGCCAGCGCGCGCGTCGACGACCCGGTCACGCTCGCCGGCCTGCGCTTCCCCAATCGCGTCGGCCTGGCCGCCGGGCTGGACAAGAACGCCCGTTGCATCGACGCCTTCGCCGCCATGGGCTTCGGCTTCGTGGAGGTCGGCACCGTCACGCCGAAGCCGCAGCCCGGCAATGCCCGGCCACGCATCTTCCGACTGCCGGCGCGCCAGGCGCTCATCAACCGGCTGGGCTTCAACAACGACGGGCTCGACGCCTTCGTCGCCAACGTGCAGCGCGCCCGTTTCCGGACGGGCCAGGGCAACCGCGCGCCGATGCTGCTGGGCCTGAACATCGGCAAGAACGCCAGCACGCCGATCGAGCGCGCGATCGACGACTACCTGCTGTGCCTGGACGGTGTGTACCCGCACGCCGACTACGTGGTGGTGAATGTCTCGAGCCCGAACACGGCCAACCTGCGCTCGCTGCAGAGCGACGAGGCGCTCGATGCGCTGCTGGCGACGATCGTCGAACGCCGGGAGGTGCTGGCCGCGCAGCACGGCCGACGCGTGCCGCTGTTCCTGAAGATCGCGCCCGACCTCGACGAGGCCCAGGTCCAGGTCATCGCAGCCACCCTGCAGCGGCACGGCATGGACGGCGTGATCGCGTCCAACACCACACTCTCGCGCCAGGCCGTGGCGGGGCTGCCGCACGCGGAGGAAATGGGCGGCCTGTCGGGCGTGCCGGTGCGGGAGGCCAGCAACCGGGTCATCGCGCAGTTTCGGGCCGCCCTGGGGCCCGGCTTTCCGATCATCGGGGTCGGCGGGATCATGAGCGGCGAGGACGCCAAGGCCAAGCTCGCCGCCGGTGCAGACGTGGTGCAGATGTACACCGGCATCATCTACCGCGGCCCGTCGCTGGTCCGCGAAGTCGCCGAGGCGCTGCGCCAGCGGAGCGCCTGA
- a CDS encoding phage holin family protein, whose translation MKKILSLLGLEARIRRLKIAAGEGAMAAEDRAQLIRMAWDAEKQRLQSVIVLTVAVLALTTVTVALLSVAIVVHFWDSPYRATAAWCVALVWVLLWLGAVIALLSNLRQANAAIEPAKLELARDWAWVQDRLGIGNEGQPPGTPRPARPETQEQLLARIARQRQRMAVLQAASDDEAARETVPPPANETPSEAALRLAREHPVVTAAAAAVLVAVVKPRRLLRWAAFVAPVLWRMR comes from the coding sequence ATGAAGAAGATTTTGTCCTTGCTGGGACTGGAGGCGCGCATACGCCGCTTGAAGATCGCCGCTGGCGAGGGAGCGATGGCGGCGGAAGACCGCGCGCAGCTGATCCGCATGGCATGGGACGCCGAGAAGCAGCGGCTGCAATCCGTGATCGTCCTCACGGTCGCCGTGCTCGCATTGACCACGGTCACCGTGGCGCTTTTGTCGGTCGCCATCGTCGTGCACTTCTGGGACAGCCCGTACCGCGCCACGGCCGCGTGGTGTGTCGCGCTGGTCTGGGTGCTGCTCTGGCTCGGCGCGGTCATCGCGTTGCTGTCGAATCTGCGCCAGGCAAATGCGGCCATCGAACCGGCGAAGCTCGAACTGGCGCGTGACTGGGCCTGGGTGCAGGACCGCCTCGGGATCGGCAACGAAGGTCAGCCGCCCGGTACGCCGCGCCCGGCGCGCCCTGAGACGCAGGAGCAGCTGTTGGCGCGCATCGCGCGTCAGCGCCAGCGCATGGCGGTGTTGCAGGCGGCCAGCGACGACGAAGCCGCGCGTGAGACCGTGCCGCCCCCTGCGAACGAAACCCCGAGCGAGGCCGCGCTCCGTCTGGCGCGCGAACATCCCGTGGTCACGGCCGCAGCGGCCGCCGTGCTGGTCGCCGTCGTCAAGCCGCGCCGCCTGCTGCGCTGGGCCGCCTTCGTCGCGCCGGTGCTCTGGCGCATGCGCTGA
- a CDS encoding glycine zipper domain-containing protein has product MELHAARRRQAAGAVPVPITEERLPMSASNNLEAAANAVVEDIASDVKGVLGGKDLESNPQIKALRQRVEAKLAIARELAAEKSKIAAKKAKDAASTANAYAHDEPWQIAAGALAAGVLIGLLLGRR; this is encoded by the coding sequence ATGGAACTGCACGCCGCGCGCCGGCGTCAGGCCGCCGGCGCGGTGCCGGTACCCATCACGGAGGAACGTTTACCCATGAGTGCATCCAACAACCTCGAAGCCGCCGCCAACGCGGTGGTCGAAGACATCGCCAGCGACGTGAAGGGGGTGCTCGGCGGCAAGGATCTCGAGTCCAATCCCCAGATCAAGGCCCTGCGCCAGCGCGTCGAAGCCAAGCTCGCCATTGCGCGCGAGCTGGCCGCGGAAAAGAGCAAGATCGCCGCCAAGAAGGCCAAGGACGCCGCCAGCACCGCGAATGCGTACGCGCACGACGAGCCCTGGCAGATCGCTGCCGGCGCGCTGGCAGCGGGCGTGCTGATCGGTCTCTTGCTGGGTCGCCGCTGA
- a CDS encoding NAD(P)/FAD-dependent oxidoreductase, with the protein MDEFDCVVIGAGVVGLAVARALALQGREVLVLESEGAIGTGTSSRNSEVIHAGIYYAAGSLKARLCVEGKEALYAYAQERGLPHRRCGKLIVATTEAQVAQLDAILAKARANGVDDLVLVTGDQARSLEPQLACLAALHSPSTGIVDSHALMLSLQGDLENAGGMLALKSPVARAVCTANGIELTGEDGTTLRCATVVNAAGLAAPLLARRFEGLPQSSVPTAYFAKGNYFTLAGRAPFQRLIYPVPEAAGLGVHLTLDLGGQAKFGPDVQWVDSPDDLVVDPRRGDGFYAEVRRYWPALPDGALIPGYAGIRPKISGPHEPARDFVIAGPQTHGVPGLVNLFGIESPGLTSSLAIGRHVADLLAR; encoded by the coding sequence ATGGATGAATTCGATTGCGTTGTCATCGGCGCGGGTGTCGTTGGTCTGGCTGTTGCACGCGCCCTCGCGCTTCAGGGTCGGGAGGTCTTGGTGCTCGAGTCAGAGGGCGCCATCGGCACCGGCACCAGTTCTCGCAACAGCGAGGTGATTCACGCGGGTATCTACTATGCGGCGGGATCGCTGAAGGCCCGGTTGTGTGTCGAGGGCAAGGAGGCGCTGTACGCCTATGCGCAGGAGCGTGGCTTGCCGCATCGCCGTTGCGGCAAGTTGATCGTGGCGACGACCGAGGCGCAGGTCGCCCAGTTGGACGCGATTCTGGCCAAGGCGCGCGCCAATGGCGTCGACGACTTGGTGCTGGTCACGGGCGACCAAGCCCGGTCCCTCGAGCCGCAGCTGGCGTGCCTGGCCGCCCTTCACTCACCGAGTACCGGCATCGTGGACAGCCATGCGCTCATGCTGAGCCTGCAGGGCGACCTGGAGAACGCGGGCGGGATGCTCGCGCTGAAGTCGCCGGTGGCTCGTGCGGTCTGCACCGCCAACGGGATCGAACTGACGGGCGAGGACGGCACGACACTGCGCTGCGCCACCGTCGTCAATGCGGCTGGACTGGCCGCGCCGCTGCTGGCAAGGCGTTTCGAGGGACTGCCGCAGTCGTCGGTGCCGACAGCGTATTTCGCCAAAGGCAACTACTTCACCCTGGCCGGCCGGGCGCCGTTTCAGCGGCTTATCTATCCGGTGCCCGAGGCCGCCGGCCTGGGGGTGCATCTCACACTCGATCTCGGGGGGCAGGCCAAGTTCGGTCCGGACGTGCAATGGGTCGACTCGCCTGACGATCTGGTGGTCGACCCGCGTCGTGGCGATGGGTTCTACGCCGAAGTCCGGCGCTACTGGCCGGCGTTGCCGGACGGCGCGCTGATCCCCGGTTACGCCGGTATTCGTCCGAAGATCTCCGGCCCCCACGAGCCGGCCCGCGACTTCGTGATCGCCGGGCCGCAGACGCATGGCGTACCGGGGCTGGTGAACCTGTTCGGCATCGAATCTCCAGGGCTGACGAGCAGTCTGGCCATCGGACGACATGTGGCGGATTTGCTCGCGCGATGA
- the dnaQ gene encoding DNA polymerase III subunit epsilon gives MSRLIVLDTETTGLSAENGDRVIELGCVELFNRKLTGNDLHFYFNPERESHEDALKVHGLTTDFLRDKPKFAALANDVVEYLRGAELIIHNAAFDVGFLNKELELAGLPPLREFVAEVTDTLAMAKAVYPGKRNSLDALCDRFGVDRSNRTFHGAKLDAQLLADVYINLTRGQDALLIDVSTNEPTIGAVEAVDLRSFVLPVLMATEHELAAHSDLLGQLDKSSKGQTLFRQIDVQGQNAVA, from the coding sequence ATGTCGCGATTGATCGTTCTTGACACGGAAACCACCGGCCTGTCCGCCGAGAACGGCGACCGCGTCATCGAACTGGGCTGCGTGGAACTGTTCAACCGCAAGCTGACCGGCAACGACCTGCACTTCTACTTCAACCCCGAGCGCGAAAGCCATGAGGACGCGCTGAAGGTGCACGGGCTGACCACCGATTTCCTGCGCGACAAACCGAAGTTCGCGGCGCTCGCGAACGATGTGGTGGAGTACCTGCGCGGTGCCGAACTGATCATCCACAACGCAGCGTTCGACGTCGGTTTCCTGAACAAGGAACTCGAGCTGGCGGGCCTGCCGCCGCTGCGCGAGTTCGTCGCCGAAGTCACCGACACGCTGGCCATGGCGAAGGCGGTGTACCCCGGCAAGCGCAACTCGCTCGATGCGCTGTGCGACCGTTTCGGCGTGGACCGCTCCAACCGTACCTTCCACGGCGCCAAGCTCGACGCGCAGCTGCTTGCCGACGTCTACATCAACCTGACCCGCGGCCAGGACGCGCTGCTGATCGATGTCTCCACCAACGAGCCGACCATCGGCGCCGTGGAGGCGGTCGACCTGCGCAGCTTCGTGTTGCCGGTGCTGATGGCGACGGAGCATGAACTCGCGGCCCACAGCGACCTGCTGGGGCAACTCGACAAGTCGAGCAAAGGCCAGACGCTCTTTCGCCAAATCGACGTGCAGGGCCAAAACGCTGTGGCATAA
- the fdx gene encoding ISC system 2Fe-2S type ferredoxin: protein MPTIKILPHPEYCPQGAEVKAPAGTSICEALLDNHINIEHACEMSAACTTCHVVVRQGFNSLNPSDDVEDDLLDRAWGLEPQSRLSCQAILAQDDVTIEIPKYSINHAKENH, encoded by the coding sequence ATGCCCACGATCAAGATCCTTCCTCACCCGGAATACTGTCCGCAAGGTGCCGAGGTGAAAGCACCGGCCGGCACCTCCATCTGCGAGGCGCTGCTGGACAACCACATCAACATCGAACACGCCTGCGAGATGAGCGCCGCCTGCACGACCTGCCATGTGGTGGTGCGCCAGGGCTTCAATTCGCTCAACCCCTCGGACGACGTCGAGGACGACCTGCTGGACCGCGCCTGGGGTCTGGAGCCGCAGTCGCGCCTGAGTTGCCAGGCCATCCTCGCGCAGGACGATGTGACGATCGAGATCCCCAAGTACTCGATCAACCACGCCAAGGAGAACCACTGA
- the hscA gene encoding Fe-S protein assembly chaperone HscA: MALLQISEPGQAPDPHQRRIAVGIDLGTTHSLVAAVRNGVAECLPDGQGRVILPSAVRYLDGDRRQIGFDAVAARAQDPANTITSVKRLMGRGLADIAHRDAMSYGLVDEGGMVKVRTVAGIKSPVEISAEILATLRYRAEDTFDDELHGAVITVPAYFDEGQRQATKDAAQLAGLNVLRLISEPTAAAIAYGLDNASEGVYAVYDLGGGTFDISILRLTQGVFEVIATGGDSALGGDDYDHALADAVLAQAGRQAGNDSDRAALLVAARAVKEALTEADAAPFVAMLGGDELRVDVTRAQFDAATQPLTTRTIAAVRKALRDAKLKPDDLQGIVLVGGSTRMPQIREAVAAFFGRAPLTNLNPDEVVALGAAIQANQLAGNNGAGDLLLLDVIPLSLGIETMGGLVERIVPRNQTIPTAMAQDFTTYQDGQTALALHVVQGERDLVADCRSLARFTLRGIPPMAAGAARIRVTFTVDADGLLSVSAKEQGSGVEASVTVKPSYGLSDDQIATMLQESFSTAQQDMQARALVEARVDAERMLIATQSALDADGDLLSGDERAAIDALMAGLRSALPATDAAVVEAATKALADGTEAFAAQRMNHGIARALSGRTVESL, translated from the coding sequence ATGGCACTTCTCCAGATTTCCGAACCGGGCCAGGCGCCCGATCCGCACCAGCGCCGCATCGCGGTGGGCATCGACCTGGGCACCACCCATTCCCTGGTCGCGGCCGTGCGCAACGGCGTGGCCGAGTGCCTGCCGGACGGCCAGGGCCGCGTGATCCTGCCGTCGGCCGTGCGCTACCTCGACGGCGACCGCCGCCAGATCGGCTTCGACGCGGTGGCTGCGCGCGCGCAAGACCCGGCCAACACCATCACCTCGGTCAAGCGCCTCATGGGCCGCGGGCTGGCCGACATCGCGCACCGCGATGCCATGTCCTACGGCCTGGTCGACGAGGGCGGCATGGTGAAGGTGCGCACCGTGGCCGGCATCAAGTCGCCGGTCGAGATCAGCGCCGAGATCCTGGCCACGCTGCGCTACCGCGCCGAAGACACCTTCGACGACGAGCTCCACGGCGCCGTCATCACCGTGCCGGCGTACTTCGACGAAGGCCAGCGCCAGGCCACCAAGGACGCGGCGCAACTGGCAGGGCTGAACGTGCTGCGCCTCATCAGCGAACCGACGGCCGCGGCGATTGCCTATGGCCTCGACAACGCCAGCGAAGGCGTCTACGCCGTGTACGACCTGGGCGGCGGCACCTTCGACATCTCGATCCTGCGGCTCACGCAGGGCGTCTTCGAGGTCATCGCGACCGGTGGCGACTCGGCCCTGGGCGGCGACGATTACGACCACGCACTGGCCGACGCTGTGCTGGCGCAGGCCGGTCGCCAGGCCGGCAATGACAGCGACCGCGCAGCCCTGCTGGTCGCCGCGCGTGCGGTCAAGGAAGCGCTGACCGAAGCGGATGCGGCGCCTTTCGTCGCCATGCTCGGTGGCGACGAGTTGCGCGTCGACGTGACGCGTGCGCAGTTCGATGCGGCGACGCAGCCACTGACGACCCGCACCATCGCCGCGGTGCGCAAGGCGCTGCGTGACGCCAAGCTCAAGCCCGACGACCTGCAGGGCATCGTGCTGGTCGGCGGCTCCACGCGCATGCCGCAGATCCGCGAGGCGGTGGCCGCGTTCTTCGGCCGCGCGCCGCTGACCAACCTGAACCCGGACGAGGTGGTCGCGCTCGGTGCGGCCATCCAGGCCAACCAGTTGGCCGGCAACAACGGCGCCGGCGATCTGCTGCTGCTCGACGTGATTCCGCTGTCGCTCGGCATCGAGACGATGGGTGGGCTGGTCGAGCGCATCGTGCCGCGCAACCAGACCATCCCGACGGCGATGGCGCAGGACTTCACCACCTACCAGGACGGTCAGACCGCGCTGGCGCTGCACGTGGTGCAGGGCGAGCGTGACCTGGTGGCCGACTGCCGCAGCCTCGCGCGCTTCACGCTGCGCGGCATCCCGCCGATGGCGGCCGGCGCGGCGCGCATCCGCGTGACCTTTACCGTCGATGCCGACGGCTTGCTCAGCGTCAGCGCGAAGGAGCAAGGCAGCGGCGTGGAGGCGAGCGTCACCGTGAAGCCGTCGTACGGCCTGTCGGACGACCAGATCGCGACCATGCTGCAGGAGAGCTTTTCGACCGCCCAGCAGGACATGCAGGCGCGTGCGCTGGTCGAGGCGCGCGTCGATGCAGAGCGCATGCTGATCGCCACGCAGAGCGCGCTCGATGCCGACGGCGACCTGCTGTCGGGTGACGAACGTGCCGCCATCGATGCGCTGATGGCCGGGCTGCGAAGCGCGTTGCCAGCCACCGACGCGGCCGTGGTCGAAGCGGCCACCAAGGCGCTGGCCGACGGCACCGAGGCCTTCGCCGCGCAGCGCATGAACCACGGCATTGCGCGGGCCTTGTCGGGCCGCACCGTCGAATCCTTGTAG
- the hscB gene encoding Fe-S protein assembly co-chaperone HscB, with amino-acid sequence MNLQDTDFELFGVPATFAQDRVALDARWKELQREVHPDRFASQGTAAQRVAMQWSVRINEAYQRLKDPVRRASYLCELKGAPIEAENNTAMPGEFLMQQMEWRESLDDASAIAAVDALQAEVDAARARALSSLDWLIDEKGDFPAASQQVRALMFIERFAQDVEAKADALGQ; translated from the coding sequence ATGAATCTCCAAGACACCGATTTCGAACTGTTCGGCGTGCCGGCCACGTTTGCGCAGGACCGCGTCGCGCTCGACGCGCGCTGGAAGGAACTGCAGCGCGAGGTGCACCCGGACCGCTTCGCGTCGCAGGGCACGGCGGCGCAGCGCGTTGCCATGCAGTGGTCGGTGCGCATCAACGAGGCGTACCAGCGGCTCAAGGACCCGGTGCGCCGCGCGAGCTACCTGTGCGAGCTGAAGGGTGCACCGATCGAGGCGGAGAACAACACCGCCATGCCCGGGGAGTTCCTGATGCAGCAGATGGAATGGCGGGAGTCGCTGGACGATGCGTCCGCCATTGCGGCGGTCGACGCCCTGCAGGCCGAAGTCGATGCCGCCCGTGCCCGTGCGCTGTCGTCGCTCGACTGGCTGATCGACGAGAAGGGCGACTTCCCTGCGGCGTCGCAGCAGGTGAGAGCCCTCATGTTCATCGAGCGCTTTGCGCAGGACGTCGAGGCGAAAGCCGACGCCTTGGGACAATAG
- the iscA gene encoding iron-sulfur cluster assembly protein IscA, whose amino-acid sequence MAVTLTEAAARHVNRYLGKRGKGVGVRLGVKTTGCSGLAYKLEYVDELTPEDVVFEDQGVKVLVDPKSLAYIDGTQLDFVREGLNEGFKFNNPNERDRCGCGESFRI is encoded by the coding sequence ATGGCTGTGACGCTCACCGAAGCGGCTGCGCGCCACGTCAACCGTTACCTCGGGAAGCGGGGCAAGGGCGTGGGCGTGCGGCTGGGCGTCAAGACCACCGGCTGCTCGGGCCTGGCCTACAAGCTGGAGTACGTCGACGAACTGACGCCCGAGGACGTGGTCTTCGAGGATCAGGGCGTGAAGGTGCTGGTCGACCCGAAGAGCCTGGCCTACATCGACGGCACGCAGCTCGACTTCGTGCGAGAAGGCCTCAACGAGGGCTTCAAGTTCAACAACCCGAACGAGCGCGACCGTTGCGGTTGCGGTGAGAGCTTCAGGATCTGA
- the iscU gene encoding Fe-S cluster assembly scaffold IscU, translated as MAYSPKVIDHYENPRNVGSFEKGDDSVGTGMVGAPACGDVMKLQIKVNPETGVIEDARFKTYGCGSAIASSSLVTEWVKGKTLDEAAALKNAQIAEELALPPVKIHCSILAEDAIKAAVNDYKQKHGAAVASAETAVH; from the coding sequence ATGGCATATTCACCCAAGGTCATCGACCACTACGAAAACCCCCGCAACGTCGGCTCCTTCGAAAAGGGCGACGACTCGGTCGGCACCGGCATGGTGGGCGCGCCCGCCTGCGGCGACGTCATGAAGCTGCAGATCAAGGTCAACCCGGAAACCGGCGTGATCGAAGACGCACGCTTCAAGACCTACGGCTGCGGCTCGGCCATCGCGTCATCGTCGCTCGTGACCGAATGGGTCAAGGGCAAGACGCTGGACGAAGCGGCCGCCCTGAAGAACGCGCAGATCGCCGAAGAGCTGGCGCTGCCGCCGGTCAAGATCCATTGCTCGATCCTGGCCGAAGACGCCATCAAGGCGGCGGTCAACGACTACAAGCAGAAGCACGGCGCGGCCGTGGCATCGGCTGAAACGGCGGTCCACTGA
- a CDS encoding IscS subfamily cysteine desulfurase, which yields MDVTPHFPIYLDYGATTPVDPRVVDAMIPWLREHFGNPASRSHAWGWEAEEAVEKARGQVAELINADPREIVWTSGATESINLALKGAAQFYKGKGKHLITLKTEHKAVLDTMRELERQGFEVTYLDVEENGLVDLEKFKAAIRPDTILASVLFVNNEIGVIQDVVALGNVCREKGVIFHVDSAQATGKVEIDITALPIDLMSLASHKTYGPKGIGALYVRRKPRVRLEAQMHGGGHERGMRSGTLPTHQIVGMGEAFRIAKLEMKDDIAHARRLQQRLLNGLKDVEQVFINGDLERRVPHNLNMSFNYVEGESLIMGIKGLAVSSGSACTSASLEPSYVLRALGRSDELAHSSLRMTIGRFTTEEEIDYAISTIKHNVAKLRELSPLWEMFKDGIDISTIQWSAH from the coding sequence ATGGACGTCACCCCGCATTTCCCCATCTACCTTGATTACGGTGCGACCACGCCGGTCGATCCCCGCGTCGTCGACGCCATGATCCCGTGGTTGCGCGAGCACTTCGGCAACCCGGCGTCGCGCAGCCATGCGTGGGGCTGGGAGGCCGAGGAAGCCGTTGAGAAGGCGCGCGGCCAGGTGGCCGAGCTGATCAATGCCGACCCGCGCGAAATCGTATGGACGTCGGGTGCCACCGAGTCGATCAACCTCGCGCTCAAGGGCGCGGCGCAGTTCTACAAGGGCAAGGGCAAGCATCTGATCACCCTGAAGACCGAGCACAAGGCCGTGCTCGACACCATGCGCGAACTCGAGCGCCAGGGCTTCGAAGTGACCTACCTCGATGTCGAGGAAAACGGCCTCGTCGATCTGGAAAAGTTCAAGGCCGCGATTCGCCCCGACACCATCCTGGCCAGTGTGCTGTTCGTGAACAACGAGATCGGCGTCATTCAAGACGTGGTCGCGCTGGGCAATGTCTGCCGCGAAAAGGGCGTGATCTTCCATGTCGATTCAGCCCAAGCCACCGGCAAGGTCGAGATCGACATCACGGCGCTGCCCATCGACCTGATGAGCCTTGCCTCGCACAAGACCTACGGACCCAAGGGCATCGGCGCGCTGTACGTGCGCCGCAAGCCGCGCGTGCGACTCGAAGCCCAGATGCACGGTGGCGGTCATGAGCGCGGCATGCGCTCGGGTACCTTGCCCACGCACCAGATCGTCGGCATGGGTGAGGCGTTCCGCATCGCCAAGCTCGAGATGAAGGACGACATCGCGCATGCGCGCCGCCTGCAGCAGCGTCTGCTCAACGGTCTGAAGGATGTGGAGCAGGTGTTCATCAACGGCGACCTCGAACGCCGCGTGCCGCACAACCTGAACATGAGCTTCAACTACGTTGAAGGCGAGTCGCTGATCATGGGCATCAAGGGTCTGGCGGTGTCCAGCGGCTCGGCCTGCACGTCGGCCAGCCTGGAGCCCAGCTATGTGCTGCGTGCCCTGGGCCGCAGCGACGAACTGGCCCACAGCAGCCTGCGCATGACCATCGGCCGCTTCACGACCGAGGAAGAGATCGACTACGCGATCTCCACCATCAAGCACAACGTCGCCAAGCTGCGTGAACTGAGCCCCTTGTGGGAGATGTTCAAGGATGGCATCGACATCAGCACGATCCAGTGGTCGGCCCACTGA
- the iscR gene encoding Fe-S cluster assembly transcriptional regulator IscR — MRLTTKGRFAVTAMIDLALRQNTGPVTLAAISQRQQISLSYLEQLFGKLRRHELVESTRGPGGGYSLGRKAAEITVADIIVSVDEPIDATHCGGKENCLGEAGRCMTHELWASLNQRMVEFLDSVTLQKLVDDQIAKGVQIENKPAVKRAISAQPVVKPIRVNAPNSVFALGNAFAKS; from the coding sequence ATGCGTCTCACTACCAAAGGTCGTTTTGCCGTGACCGCCATGATCGACCTGGCGCTTCGCCAGAACACCGGTCCGGTCACGCTGGCGGCGATCAGCCAGCGGCAGCAGATCTCGCTGTCGTACCTCGAACAGCTGTTCGGCAAGCTGCGGCGCCATGAGTTGGTGGAGTCGACGCGTGGGCCCGGCGGCGGTTACAGCCTCGGTCGCAAGGCAGCCGAGATCACGGTCGCCGACATCATCGTGTCGGTGGACGAACCCATCGATGCCACGCACTGCGGCGGCAAGGAAAACTGCCTCGGCGAAGCCGGTCGCTGCATGACGCACGAGTTGTGGGCGTCGCTGAACCAGCGCATGGTCGAGTTTCTCGATTCCGTGACGCTGCAGAAGCTGGTCGACGACCAGATCGCCAAGGGCGTGCAGATCGAGAACAAGCCGGCCGTCAAGCGCGCCATTTCGGCCCAGCCGGTGGTCAAGCCGATCCGCGTGAATGCGCCGAATTCGGTGTTTGCACTGGGCAACGCCTTCGCCAAGTCGTGA